Genomic window (Argopecten irradians isolate NY chromosome 2, Ai_NY, whole genome shotgun sequence):
AAGTCCGTTTTGGGAGCACATGTATTCATTACCGGACACATGTTACGATCGTGAATCTTCAGAAAGGAGTCTCCAATTAAAAAGTATTAACCGGAATAGATGGGGCTTGACTGAGACTTCATACTGCCCATTGTGCAACAAACCAGGGAGCCTTGCGCATGTACTAACAGGATGCAATGTCGCCATTACGCAAGGACGCTACGGATGGCGCCATGACAAGGTGCTAAGAGAACTGGCTGACATCCCGGAGAGGACTAAGAAGCGGAAGCCTGCGAAGGGTTGTACATTCATCAATTTTGTACAGGGCGGGGAAGGAGGACACACTTTTTCAACTGTTCACCAGTGGGGAATCCTTGATGGCGCACAGAACTGGGAGATGAGGGTCGAtctagacaggagactggtatTCCCCGACATCATCCAGACCAATTTGCGTCCAGATATCCTCATATGTTCAACGCAAGGAAAGAAGATGGTCATGGTGAAGTTGACAGTTCCATGGGAAGAAAGTTGTGAAGAGACATTTGAGATAAAGAGGAGAAGTATGAAGAATTGGCAGGAAACATCAGGACCCTAGGGTGGAGTGTTTGGGTCTTCCAAGTGGAGATCGGATGCAGAGGATTTCCTACACATTCAACATGGAGAATGTTAGCAGCACTGAGTGTGAAGGGCAGAGACAGGAAAGCAGCAGTGGACCGACTGTCAAGAACAGCAGAGAAGTCGTCCAGCTGGCTGTGGTGGAGAC
Coding sequences:
- the LOC138316553 gene encoding uncharacterized protein; amino-acid sequence: MYSLPDTCYDRESSERSLQLKSINRNRWGLTETSYCPLCNKPGSLAHVLTGCNVAITQGRYGWRHDKVLRELADIPERTKKRKPAKGCTFINFVQGGEGGHTFSTVHQWGILDGAQNWEMRVDLDRRLVFPDIIQTNLRPDILICSTQGKKMVMVKLTVPWEESCEETFEIKRRSMKNWQETSGP